A stretch of the Fusarium musae strain F31 chromosome 2, whole genome shotgun sequence genome encodes the following:
- a CDS encoding hypothetical protein (EggNog:ENOG41~BUSCO:EOG09263IT0): MASSAPSGEAIASPTLESIPVQDMAALDVKDPVTEAVTEAAVPETEAAEVPPHRSHDPTNNLKRSDPFQFGSRYLNEGDDVFEFNAWDHVETDDAYKEYAEEQYAKQRQHPVSDFEKRKFSQDPARWWNLFYKNNAANFFKNRKWLQQEFPVLAEVTKEDAGPRVILEIGAGAGNTAFPVLAENKNPQLKIHACDYSKTAVEVIRKNEAYNPEFIQADVWDVTSDDLPPGLEEGSVDVAVLIFIFSALSPDQWAKAVHNVHRVLKPGGLVCFRDYGRGDLAQVRFRKGRYLDENFYIRGDGTRVYFFDRDQLADIWTGKIAGEDVKATLEPATTDSTAEAENGTDAPQNPDTEEIKTEIPLFEVEKLGVDRRLLVNRASKLKMYRCWLQGRFRKK; this comes from the exons ATGGCGTCTTCAGCGCCAAGTGGCGAGGCCATCGCGAGTCCGACACTCGAGTCGATTCCTGTCCAGGACATGGCCGCGTTGGACGTCAAGGATCCGGTCACCGAGGCCGTCACCGAAGCTGCCGTGCCCGAgactgaggctgctgaggtgCCGCCTCATCGGTCGCATGACCCTACCAACAACTTGAAGCGGAGTGATCCCTTCCAGTTCGGTAGCAGGTACTTGAACGAAGGAGATGATGTCTTCGAGTTCAATGCCTGGGACCACGTTGAGACTGACGATGCGTACAAGGAGTATGCTGAGGAGCAGTACGCGAAGCAGCGTCAACATCCTGTCTCGGACTTTGAAAAGA GAAAGTTCAGTCAGGATCCTGCTAGATGGTGGAATTTGTTTTACAAGAACAATGCTGCCAACTTTTTCAAAAATCGCAAATGGCTCCAACAGGAATTCCCTGTCCTGGCCGAGGTAACCAAGGAAGACGCCGGTCCCAGGGTCATACTGGAGATTGGTGCTGGAGCCGGTAATACGGCCTTCCCTGTCTTGGCCGAGAATAAGAACCCACAACTGAAGATCCATGCCTGCGACTACTCAAAGACAGCCGTAGAGGTCATTCGCAAGAATGAAGCGTACAATCCTGAGTTTATCCAGGCTGACGTATGGGACGTCACCAGTGATGACTTGCCGCCTGGACTCGAGGAAGGCTCCGTAGATGTCGCCGTGTTGATTTTCATCTTCTCTGCTTTGTCGCCTGATCAATGGGCCAAGGCTGTTCACAACGTCCACCGAGTACTCAAGCCGGGAGGTCTGGTCTGCTTCCGAGACtatggaagaggagatcTGGCCCAGGTCCGGTTCCGCAAGGGTCGATACCTGGACGAAAACTTTTACATCCGAGGCGACGGCACACGTGTGTATTTCTTTGACAGGGATCAGCTCGCCGATATCTGGACTGGCAAGATTGCCGGCGAGGATGTCAAGGCTACCCTAGAACCTGCCACTACCGATTCGACGGCTGAGGCCGAGAATGGCACAGATGCTCCTCAAAACCCAGATACagaggagatcaagacaGAGATACCCCTCTTCGAGGtggagaagcttggtgttgatcgACGATTGCTTGTCAACAGAGCCTCCAAGCTTAAGATGTATAGGTGCTGGCTACAAGGTCGCTTTAGAAAGAAATAG